A region of the Kribbella sp. NBC_01245 genome:
GTCGTGATGCTGACCACGTACGGCCGGCCGGGCTATCTCCGTCGCGGCCTCGATGCGGGCGCGAAAGGTTTCGCCCTGCAGAACAGCCCCGCACCGCAACTAGCCGATGCCGTCCGCCGGGTCCACCTCGGCCTCCGCGTCGTCGACGCGAACCTCGCCGCCGAAACCCTCCGCTACGAGCAGACCCCACTCGACCCCGGCGAAACCGACACCCTCCGAGCCGCCCGCGACGGCGGCACCGTCTCCGCCCTCGCAGCCGAACTCGCCATCTCCGAACGCCTGGTCCGCATCCGCCTCTGGTCCGCCATCGGCAAAACCGGCGCCCGAACCCGAGCCGACGCCATCAACATCGCCGAACGCAACGGCTGGCTCCCCGACTAGCCGACCTCGCGTCATCCCCCGCCATCCACATCAGGCGGTCCACGCCATAGGCCTCCGCTGCCCGTCTGCGCGGCGACCACCCTCGCCGCCTTCACACCCATCGGCATGCTCCGGCGACGCGCCCGACCTAGCCAGTCGCCTCGCTGCGCCGGGGCGCCGTGCTCCGCCGCTGTGCCGTGCTCCACGTCGTCCCCGCCCTCACGCGCTTGGTGTGGTGCCGTCCAGCCGTTCTCGAAGCCAGGACGGCCCGGTGGTGCGGGCGTCGAACTCTTCTACTCGGCGGCGAAGTTCGCGGTCGGCGGTTATGACGAGAATCTCCCGATGAGCGTCCGCCTCTCGAGCAGACGCGACCACATCGACGATCGTGTCGTCACCCGAGTTGGCGGCATGAACCACACGCAGTCCCGCCTCATCACCTGGCGGCACACCTTTGCGAGCAGCTCCTTCAAGCACGACCGTGATGTCGTACGGCTCGCCAACCCCCTGCCGCAACGATTCGACCAACCGCGCGGCCGCCCCCGCCCGGTCCCGCCACCACCCATCCGGACGCGAGCCAACCACATTCGCCGCATCAACCACCAACAACGCCAACCCCGCCATCCCCAACCCACCTCCACCGCAATCACCACTCCGCCACCGCTACTTCATCCACGCCCGCCAGCCTCTCACCACCACT
Encoded here:
- a CDS encoding response regulator transcription factor translates to MHDRIRLLLVDDQILSRGVLRSRLERERDLEVVAELSRKDDVVAAAKHHRANVALLDACLPERESISVTSELRTSMPECRVVMLTTYGRPGYLRRGLDAGAKGFALQNSPAPQLADAVRRVHLGLRVVDANLAAETLRYEQTPLDPGETDTLRAARDGGTVSALAAELAISERLVRIRLWSAIGKTGARTRADAINIAERNGWLPD